Proteins encoded together in one Miscanthus floridulus cultivar M001 chromosome 16, ASM1932011v1, whole genome shotgun sequence window:
- the LOC136512798 gene encoding E3 ubiquitin-protein ligase MBR1-like isoform X3, whose product MAGHHHNNTHASRMDHVNRFQSEPQPFGYGGAPIRSNDIPSSSHTGQSHIQHSDAPGTMLASYSGYPHAGSSSSIYAPHNTHHPPSLSYPHRSEDNFILSSHMDDRSVTLKRRNPIIHPVDGVNIGSCYAGSSSNPQFPRYIPAPESCPPRVTSNMGSSYWSDHPFGSHGGSQRNVRGRHDHNPIHLGHNPGVPCASSSTHGPQNHTNVIGPPRSTAVPQDRAHFSIPPRVTAPGTDGNSSMAFRERPYYSAPQRTNINAPPIPTPPGSSYSLHFVHGGYAPRAVPPNSISPYPAPAFATSNNSVTVTHEPDISSYRPAVPGYQPAVPSYPPATSAAASSVHAEAAASSRHLGHVALGSSGSARSRSLRDSYHAFRPLIIEENNLRGPAAERVMMLDQLVIHESREDSDPHWDMRLDIDDMSYEELLALGERIGNVNTGLADEKLSSCVMEITCCSSAHTHGDTESARCVICLEDYKFKDSVGKLKCGHDYHADCIKKWLQEKNACAVCKASAADDSRGTE is encoded by the exons ATGGCGGGACATCATCATAATAACACACATGCCTCCAGGATGGATCATGTGAACAGGTTCCAGAGTGAACCACAGCCTTTTG GTTATGGGGGCGCACCAATAAGATCAAATGACATTCCATCCTCAAGTCACACTGGGCAATCTCATATTCAGCACAGTGATGCTCCTGGAACCATGCTTGCATCCTATTCTGGCTATCCTCATGCTGGAAGCTCCAGTAGCATCTATGCACCACATAATACTCATCATCCGCCTTCTTTGAGTTATCCACATAGGTCTGAGGATAACTTCATTCTGAGTTCCCATATGGATGACAGAAGCGTTACACTGAAGCGGAGAAATCCAATTATTCATCCAGTGGATGGAGTCAATATCGGGAGCTGTTATGCTGGCAGTTCATCTAATCCTCAGTTCCCTCGCTACATTCCTGCTCCTGAATCCTGCCCTCCTCGAGTAACTTCAAATATGGGTTCAAGCTACTGGAGTGATCATCCCTTTGGTAGCCATGGAGGATCTCAGAGGAATGTGAGAGGACGCCATGATCACAATCCGATCCATTTGGGACACAATCCAGGTGTACCTTGCGCATCAAGCAGCACTCATGGGCCACAAAACCATACTAATGTAATTGGTCCTCCTCGAAGTACAGCAGTGCCACAAGATAGAGCACATTTTTCTATACCTCCAAGAGTGACTGCCCCAG GGACCGATGGAAACTCTAGCATGGCCTTCAGGGAGAGGCCATACTATTCTGCTCCGCAGAGGACCAACATAAATGCCCCCCCTATCCCAACACCTCCTGGTTCTTCTTATAGTCTACATTTTGTGCATGGTGGGTATGCCCCCAGAGCAGTCCCCCCTAACAGCATCAGCCCATATCCTGCCCCAGCTTTTGCGACTTCGAACAACTCGGTGACAGTCACCCATGAGCCTGATATCTCTAGCTATCGGCCTGCTGTCCCTGGCTACCAGCCTGCTGTCCCTAGCTACCCGCCTGCTACCTCAGCAGCAGCATCAAGTGTTCATGCtgaagctgctgcatcttcaagacaTCTGGGGCATGTGGCTCTTGGTTCCAGTGGTAGTGCAAGGAGTAGAAGTCTGAGGGATTCATACCATGCGTTCCGTCCACTGATTATTGAAGAAAATAACTTGAGAGGACCAGCAGCTGAG CGGGTTATGATGCTGGATCAGTTAGTTATCCATGAGTCAAGAGAAGATTCTGATCCTCACTGGGACATGAGGCTGGACATTGATGATATGAGTTATGAG GAGCTGCTGGCTTTGGGAGAACGAATAGGCAATGTCAACACTGGCCTAGCTGATGAAAAACTTTCAAGCTGTGTGATGGAGATAACTTGCTGCAGCTCTGCCCATACCCATGGTGACACTGAGAGCGCAAGATGTGTAATTTGCCTG GAGGATTACAAATTCAAGGACTCTGTCGGAAAGCTGAAATGCGGTCACGACTACCACGCTGACTGCATCAAGAAATGGCTGCAGGAGAAGAACGCTTGCGCAGTCTGCAAAGCTTCTGCGGCAGACGACAGCCGAGGCACCGAATGA
- the LOC136512798 gene encoding E3 ubiquitin-protein ligase MBR1-like isoform X2 — MAGHHHNNTHASRMDHVNRFQSEPQPFANGALSTGYGGAPIRSNDIPSSSHTGQSHIQHSDAPGTMLASYSGYPHAGSSSSIYAPHNTHHPPSLSYPHRSEDNFILSSHMDDRSVTLKRRNPIIHPVDGVNIGSCYAGSSSNPQFPRYIPAPESCPPRVTSNMGSSYWSDHPFGSHGGSQRNVRGRHDHNPIHLGHNPGVPCASSSTHGPQNHTNVIGPPRSTAVPQDRAHFSIPPRVTAPGTDGNSSMAFRERPYYSAPQRTNINAPPIPTPPGSSYSLHFVHGGYAPRAVPPNSISPYPAPAFATSNNSVTVTHEPDISSYRPAVPGYQPAVPSYPPATSAAASSVHAEAAASSRHLGHVALGSSGSARSRSLRDSYHAFRPLIIEENNLRGPAAERVMMLDQLVIHESREDSDPHWDMRLDIDDMSYEELLALGERIGNVNTGLADEKLSSCVMEITCCSSAHTHGDTESARCVICLEDYKFKDSVGKLKCGHDYHADCIKKWLQEKNACAVCKASAADDSRGTE; from the exons ATGGCGGGACATCATCATAATAACACACATGCCTCCAGGATGGATCATGTGAACAGGTTCCAGAGTGAACCACAGCCTTTTG CGAATGGAGCTCTATCAACAGGTTATGGGGGCGCACCAATAAGATCAAATGACATTCCATCCTCAAGTCACACTGGGCAATCTCATATTCAGCACAGTGATGCTCCTGGAACCATGCTTGCATCCTATTCTGGCTATCCTCATGCTGGAAGCTCCAGTAGCATCTATGCACCACATAATACTCATCATCCGCCTTCTTTGAGTTATCCACATAGGTCTGAGGATAACTTCATTCTGAGTTCCCATATGGATGACAGAAGCGTTACACTGAAGCGGAGAAATCCAATTATTCATCCAGTGGATGGAGTCAATATCGGGAGCTGTTATGCTGGCAGTTCATCTAATCCTCAGTTCCCTCGCTACATTCCTGCTCCTGAATCCTGCCCTCCTCGAGTAACTTCAAATATGGGTTCAAGCTACTGGAGTGATCATCCCTTTGGTAGCCATGGAGGATCTCAGAGGAATGTGAGAGGACGCCATGATCACAATCCGATCCATTTGGGACACAATCCAGGTGTACCTTGCGCATCAAGCAGCACTCATGGGCCACAAAACCATACTAATGTAATTGGTCCTCCTCGAAGTACAGCAGTGCCACAAGATAGAGCACATTTTTCTATACCTCCAAGAGTGACTGCCCCAG GGACCGATGGAAACTCTAGCATGGCCTTCAGGGAGAGGCCATACTATTCTGCTCCGCAGAGGACCAACATAAATGCCCCCCCTATCCCAACACCTCCTGGTTCTTCTTATAGTCTACATTTTGTGCATGGTGGGTATGCCCCCAGAGCAGTCCCCCCTAACAGCATCAGCCCATATCCTGCCCCAGCTTTTGCGACTTCGAACAACTCGGTGACAGTCACCCATGAGCCTGATATCTCTAGCTATCGGCCTGCTGTCCCTGGCTACCAGCCTGCTGTCCCTAGCTACCCGCCTGCTACCTCAGCAGCAGCATCAAGTGTTCATGCtgaagctgctgcatcttcaagacaTCTGGGGCATGTGGCTCTTGGTTCCAGTGGTAGTGCAAGGAGTAGAAGTCTGAGGGATTCATACCATGCGTTCCGTCCACTGATTATTGAAGAAAATAACTTGAGAGGACCAGCAGCTGAG CGGGTTATGATGCTGGATCAGTTAGTTATCCATGAGTCAAGAGAAGATTCTGATCCTCACTGGGACATGAGGCTGGACATTGATGATATGAGTTATGAG GAGCTGCTGGCTTTGGGAGAACGAATAGGCAATGTCAACACTGGCCTAGCTGATGAAAAACTTTCAAGCTGTGTGATGGAGATAACTTGCTGCAGCTCTGCCCATACCCATGGTGACACTGAGAGCGCAAGATGTGTAATTTGCCTG GAGGATTACAAATTCAAGGACTCTGTCGGAAAGCTGAAATGCGGTCACGACTACCACGCTGACTGCATCAAGAAATGGCTGCAGGAGAAGAACGCTTGCGCAGTCTGCAAAGCTTCTGCGGCAGACGACAGCCGAGGCACCGAATGA
- the LOC136512798 gene encoding E3 ubiquitin-protein ligase MBR1-like isoform X1 → MAGHHHNNTHASRMDHVNRFQSEPQPFGPKLLMHSRTDAANGALSTGYGGAPIRSNDIPSSSHTGQSHIQHSDAPGTMLASYSGYPHAGSSSSIYAPHNTHHPPSLSYPHRSEDNFILSSHMDDRSVTLKRRNPIIHPVDGVNIGSCYAGSSSNPQFPRYIPAPESCPPRVTSNMGSSYWSDHPFGSHGGSQRNVRGRHDHNPIHLGHNPGVPCASSSTHGPQNHTNVIGPPRSTAVPQDRAHFSIPPRVTAPGTDGNSSMAFRERPYYSAPQRTNINAPPIPTPPGSSYSLHFVHGGYAPRAVPPNSISPYPAPAFATSNNSVTVTHEPDISSYRPAVPGYQPAVPSYPPATSAAASSVHAEAAASSRHLGHVALGSSGSARSRSLRDSYHAFRPLIIEENNLRGPAAERVMMLDQLVIHESREDSDPHWDMRLDIDDMSYEELLALGERIGNVNTGLADEKLSSCVMEITCCSSAHTHGDTESARCVICLEDYKFKDSVGKLKCGHDYHADCIKKWLQEKNACAVCKASAADDSRGTE, encoded by the exons ATGGCGGGACATCATCATAATAACACACATGCCTCCAGGATGGATCATGTGAACAGGTTCCAGAGTGAACCACAGCCTTTTG GTCCAAAGTTACTTATGCATTCTAGAACTGATGCAGCGAATGGAGCTCTATCAACAGGTTATGGGGGCGCACCAATAAGATCAAATGACATTCCATCCTCAAGTCACACTGGGCAATCTCATATTCAGCACAGTGATGCTCCTGGAACCATGCTTGCATCCTATTCTGGCTATCCTCATGCTGGAAGCTCCAGTAGCATCTATGCACCACATAATACTCATCATCCGCCTTCTTTGAGTTATCCACATAGGTCTGAGGATAACTTCATTCTGAGTTCCCATATGGATGACAGAAGCGTTACACTGAAGCGGAGAAATCCAATTATTCATCCAGTGGATGGAGTCAATATCGGGAGCTGTTATGCTGGCAGTTCATCTAATCCTCAGTTCCCTCGCTACATTCCTGCTCCTGAATCCTGCCCTCCTCGAGTAACTTCAAATATGGGTTCAAGCTACTGGAGTGATCATCCCTTTGGTAGCCATGGAGGATCTCAGAGGAATGTGAGAGGACGCCATGATCACAATCCGATCCATTTGGGACACAATCCAGGTGTACCTTGCGCATCAAGCAGCACTCATGGGCCACAAAACCATACTAATGTAATTGGTCCTCCTCGAAGTACAGCAGTGCCACAAGATAGAGCACATTTTTCTATACCTCCAAGAGTGACTGCCCCAG GGACCGATGGAAACTCTAGCATGGCCTTCAGGGAGAGGCCATACTATTCTGCTCCGCAGAGGACCAACATAAATGCCCCCCCTATCCCAACACCTCCTGGTTCTTCTTATAGTCTACATTTTGTGCATGGTGGGTATGCCCCCAGAGCAGTCCCCCCTAACAGCATCAGCCCATATCCTGCCCCAGCTTTTGCGACTTCGAACAACTCGGTGACAGTCACCCATGAGCCTGATATCTCTAGCTATCGGCCTGCTGTCCCTGGCTACCAGCCTGCTGTCCCTAGCTACCCGCCTGCTACCTCAGCAGCAGCATCAAGTGTTCATGCtgaagctgctgcatcttcaagacaTCTGGGGCATGTGGCTCTTGGTTCCAGTGGTAGTGCAAGGAGTAGAAGTCTGAGGGATTCATACCATGCGTTCCGTCCACTGATTATTGAAGAAAATAACTTGAGAGGACCAGCAGCTGAG CGGGTTATGATGCTGGATCAGTTAGTTATCCATGAGTCAAGAGAAGATTCTGATCCTCACTGGGACATGAGGCTGGACATTGATGATATGAGTTATGAG GAGCTGCTGGCTTTGGGAGAACGAATAGGCAATGTCAACACTGGCCTAGCTGATGAAAAACTTTCAAGCTGTGTGATGGAGATAACTTGCTGCAGCTCTGCCCATACCCATGGTGACACTGAGAGCGCAAGATGTGTAATTTGCCTG GAGGATTACAAATTCAAGGACTCTGTCGGAAAGCTGAAATGCGGTCACGACTACCACGCTGACTGCATCAAGAAATGGCTGCAGGAGAAGAACGCTTGCGCAGTCTGCAAAGCTTCTGCGGCAGACGACAGCCGAGGCACCGAATGA
- the LOC136512799 gene encoding fasciclin-like arabinogalactan protein 11: MASRLASALLLAVLIVSSAAPRARGQAASAPGPAPAAPKTITAILSKAGQFTKFIQLLQSTREAEQITNQLKGKSSSGGLTVFAPPDSAFSALPKGTLNSLSDQQKTSLVQFHVVSAVLAAAQLETVSNPLRTQAGDTGRGKYPLNLTADGTNVNVSTGVVNATLDGTPLYAGDRLIVYQVSKVLLPWALYGPPVPAPAPAPAESKKKKKAAADAVADAPAAETAAGTTTTASAATRARGGVGAAVASSCVAVAAVAALWWAI; this comes from the coding sequence ATGGCGTCTCGCCTCGCCTCCGCCCTTCTCCTCGCCGTCCTCATCGTGTCGTCCGCCGCTCCGCGGGCGCGCGGCCAGGCGGCGTCGGCGCCTGGCCCAGCCCCCGCGGCGCCCAAGACAATCACGGCGATCCTAAGCAAAGCCGGGCAGTTCACCAAGTTCATCCAGCTGCTCCAATCCACGCGGGAGGCGGAGCAGATCACGAACCAGCTGAAGGGCAAGTCCTCAAGCGGCGGTCTCACCGTCTTCGCGCCGCCCGACAGCGCGTTCTCGGCGCTCCCCAAGGGCACGCTCAACTCACTGTCCGACCAGCAGAAGACGTCGCTGGTGCAGTTCCACGTGGTCTCGGCGGTGCTCGCCGCCGCGCAGCTGGAGACCGTCAGCAACCCGCTGCGGACGCAGGCGGGGGACACGGGGCGGGGCAAGTACCCGCTGAACCTCACCGCCGACGGCACCAACGTCAACGTCTCCACGGGCGTGGTCAACGCCACGCTCGACGGCACGCCGCTCTACGCCGGGGACAGGCTCATCGTCTACCAGGTCAGCAAGGTGCTCCTGCCCTGGGCGCTCTACGGCCCGCCCGTCCCCGCgccggcgcccgcgcccgcggagagcaagaagaagaagaaggccgcgGCGGATGCGGTGGCGGACGCGCCCGCGGCTGAGACCGCGGCAGGGACCACGACGACGGCGTCGGCGGCGACGCGCGCGCGCGGTGGCGTCGGAGCTGCTGTTGCTTCGTCCTGCGTGGCGGTCGCCGCCGTGGCTGCTTTGTGGTGGGCCATCTGA
- the LOC136512119 gene encoding PHD finger protein ALFIN-LIKE 1-like has protein sequence MDASYRRAGAGSGSAPRSVDDIYKDYRARRSAILRALTHDVEEFYALCDPDKENLCLYGYANEAWEVALPAEEVPTELPEPALGINFARDGMNRRDWLALVAVHSDSWLVSVAFYYAARLNRNDRKRLFGMMNDLPTVFEVVSGGVKQSKERDRSGTDNSGRNKLSAKQTSEPRLENNAREPDEGYDEDDGNHSETLCGTCGGIYSADEFWIGCDVCEKWYHGKCVKITPAKAESIKQYKCPSCCNSKRPRPL, from the exons ATGGACGCCTCCTACCGCCGCGCCGGCGCCGGGAGCGGCTCCGCTCCCCGCTCCGTCGACGACATCTACAAGGACTACCgcgcccgccgctccgccatcCTCCGCGCCCTCACCCACG ACGTCGAGGAGTTCTACGCGCTGTGCGATCCAG ACAAGGAGAACCTGTGCCTGTACGGGTACGCGAACGAAGCGTGGGAGGTGGCGCTGCCGGCGGAGGAGGTGCCCACGGAGCTGCCGGAGCCGGCGCTCGGGATCAACTTCGCGCGCGACGGGATGAACCGTCGCGACTGGCTCGCGCTCGTCGCCGTCCACTCCGACTCGTGGCTCGTCTCCGTCGCATTCTACTACGCCGCGCGGCTCAACCGCAATGATCG GAAGCGTTTGTTTGGCATGATGAATGATCTGCCAACTGTGTTTGAAGTCGTCTCCGGTGGTGTGAAACAATCTAAGGAGAGGGACAGATCCGGTACTGACAATAGTGGTAGAAATAAACTGTCAGCAAAG CAAACAAGCGAGCCACGATTAGAAAATAATGCCAGGGAGCCTGACGAGGGCTATGATGAAGACGACGGTAACCACAGCGAAACCTTGTGCGGGACATGTGGTGGAATATACAGCGCAGACGAGTTCTGGATCGGGTGCGATGTGTGCGAGAAGTGGTACCACGGCAAGTGCGTGAAGATCACCCCCGCGAAGGCGGAGAGCATAAAGCAGTACAAGTGCCCGAGCTGCTGCAATTCAAAAAGACCTAGGCCGCTCTAG